The nucleotide window CAACCAAGGAAGAAGGCAAGGGAACAGGTTTGGGGCTTGCCTTGATCCACGGCATTGTAAAAGATTATCACGGGAAAATTATGGTTTACAGCTCTCCTGATAAAGGAACCTCTTTTTTTATTTATTTACCCTGCATTAAAAGCCCCAAAAAACAAACAGCTCACCGTATTCAATCAAACTACAAACCCAATGGTAATGAACATATTCTTATCGTTGATGATGAAATCAATATCACCATCATGTTTAAAAACATATTGACCTATTTTGGTTATCAGGTCAGTTCTTACAGCAACAGCATTGAAGCCCTTGAGGCATTTCGCAATTCTCCTGAAATATATGACATGGTGATAACGGATATGACCATGCCCAATCTTGCAGGAGAAAAACTGATCATGGAAATAAAAAAAATACAGCCCGCTATTCCCATAATATTATGTACTGGATTCAGCAAAAAAACAGCAACCAGCAGGACGATTGATTTTAAACCGGATAAAATCCTTATGAAACCGGTATTACAAGACGAACTGTTAACAAGCATCAGGGAAATTTTTGACAGCAGGACAGGCATGGCTATGAAGCATATTCAAAATCATGTATTATGAACACCGTGTATTATGAATTTAAATATATTTTGCATTCAAAATCAAAAATAGTGATCAAAAATCGCACTTGGGATTACTGGGATTTCCTGTTTTCCAACAAACAAACATTCGGAACCAGCTCAAGGGTTCTTTTTTTTGCAGGAAAAAAGATGGTAACAACAGTGCCATTTCCAGGCTTGCTTGACACATCAATGTAACCGCCAAGCTCCTTTACTGTTCCCCATACAACAGCCATACCCAAACCTTGACCGTCCCTGTCTATTTTTTTGTTTGTATAAAAAGGCTCAAATATTTTATCCATATCGTCTTTGGAAATACCAGGGCCATTATCAGAAACAGACAATCCCACATATTCACCCTGACGGACCGAATCATCCCCCGGCAAAGAGTTTAAATGGCTCAATTTGTGATAACGGTTATCAAAACATTGATTAAATGTTTTAATAATAATCTTGCCCGGTCCTTCAATAGCTTCTGCTGAATTATTTACAAGGTTTACAATTAATTTGTTTAAATGAGTACAAGAGCCTTCAATCACCATAAGTTGAGGTTCGAGTTCGTTTTTGATTCTGATTAAGGGAAATTCAAGCTTGAGCCTGAAAAATTCAGGCGAATAAATACATTGCCAGACAATGCTGTTCAAATTCAGCATATCCTTATTTACTCTACCTCTTCTGGAAAACGTCAACAGATCCTGAACCACGGCAGCAGCTCTTTCTCCAGAGGCTTGTATGATTTTCAGAGGTTTGATCAAATTGTTGTTTTCCGGCAGCTCCATCATCATCAGCTCAGGATAATTTATAATGCCGGACAATATATTATTCAAATCATGAGCAACACCACCGGCAAGCCGACCGATGGCTTCCATTTTTGATGCTTTTAATCCCTGGATGGCCTTTTTTTTGTCAGTGTCTTCCCGCTCCAGCATAGTTGCATACCGCTCCAGGATATTGGTGCGTTCTCGTTGGGATTTAACCAGGAAATTTAAAATGGTTTTTACAGAGATAATACCGTTAAGATGTCCGTTTTTAACAACGATAATATGGTCATAAATCCTATTGCTTTCTCTTTTCATGGCTTTGGATGCCACATCCTCAATGCTTTCATCATGGCAGACAATCATTGGGGATTTGTCCATTATGGCGCAAACCGGCTTGTTGATAAACAAGGAAAAGCCATATCTTTGACTTAAACAAAAATTCATATGTATATTCATCACAAGCCCCAGGATTTTTGATCCCTGGACGACAACCACAGCATTTACAGGTTTGTTTTTATCAAAAAATTCTTTTACGCTGCTGACCGGATCATCTTGCAACACTGTATATGCTTTTTTACTGATATAACTTATCCTATTCATTGAATCTGCTGTGAAAGTTTTCATCTTAATTCCTGCACCACAATAGAGATTTTTGATTATATAATTTAATCATCTATTATTATTTCTCACATTAATATTTGGCTTTTATTATAAAATGCCTAAAAATTTGTTTAAAATAACTGCCACAGAACAGATTTGCTCTTGCATCGCCTTTATTTATAAGCCTTTAATCTATTACCGGCTCATGACGACAAAGAAAAAGAGTGCTTGATCACAACAGATGATATCAGAAGGGGTCGTGGTTAAAACTGGTTTATGAACAGGTTGGCATTATGGGCACAGGATGCCAAAAAAAATTTATTCTTCAAGCTGGTCGATATAGTTTTGACCTGTTACGACATAGTATATATTTTCCGCGATATTTGTAATATGATCCCCAATTCTTTCAAAACATCTTCCCATAAAAATCAGCTGGGTACAGTCGTTGATGGCTGTGGTTTCATACTGCATCTGCTCTTGAAGCATTGTCATCATTTCGGAAAAATAACCGTCAATTTCATCGTCTTTTTGCCATACGGCAACAGCTTGTTTAATGTTCAAACTCAAAAAGGCGTCAATGGCATCATGAAGCATTATTTTACAGGTTTGTGCCATTTTCATGATGAGATCTGAGGCGTCTGATAAAGGTTTTTCAGACAAATTAGCAATGCGTTTGGCAATATTGGCAGTATAATCACCGATCCGCTCAAGTTCCGAAGCAATTTTCATGGCAGACAAAATTTGTCGCAAATCCACTGCCAGGGGATGGCGTTTGGCAAGGAACCGGACCGCATTATCTTCAATCTCTCTTTGAAAACGGTTGATATGGCTGTCGCCTTTAATAATATTTTGTGCAAGTTCGGCATCCATATGAACAAACGCCTGTGTAGCCCCATTAATCTGATCTTCACAGCTTTTTGCCATCAATGTGATCTTATCTCTGAGACTTTTGATTTCCTTGTCAAATGATTTTACGATATGCTCTTGCATACTATTTCCTCAAATTATCCAAATCGTCCTGTAATATAATCCTGGGTCAATTGATGTAGCGGATTTAAAAAAATCTGTTCTGTGGGACCGATTTCAATCAAATCACCAAGATGAAAGTAAGCAGTCCTCTGGGATACCCTGGATGCCTGCTGCATGGAATGGGTTACAATGGCAATGGAATACTCTTGTCTGAGTTCATCTATCAAATCTTCTATAATGGCAGTGGCAATGGGGTCCAGCGCGGAGCAGGGTTCATCCATCAATATGACTTCAGGACCCACGGCAATGGTGCGTGCAATGCACAACCGCTGCTGCTGCCCCCCTGACAACCCGGTGCCGGGCTGATCCAGTCTGTCTTTTACTTCTTCCCAGAGCCCGGCCCGTTTCAAGGATGTTTCAACCAGTTCATCAGACTGAGCCTTGTTCTGGACAAGGCCATGGATTCTAGGGCCATAGGCAACGTTATCATAAATTGACTTGGGAAAAGGATTGGGTTTTTGAAACACCATTCCAACCTGTGCCCTTAAAGGCACCACATCAACTTGTTTATCATAAATATTTTTACCGTCAAGAAGGATTTTGCCATCTACGCGACACCCTTCAATGGTATCATTCATCCGGTTCAAACTTCTTAA belongs to Desulfobacula toluolica Tol2 and includes:
- a CDS encoding ATP-binding protein; this encodes MKTFTADSMNRISYISKKAYTVLQDDPVSSVKEFFDKNKPVNAVVVVQGSKILGLVMNIHMNFCLSQRYGFSLFINKPVCAIMDKSPMIVCHDESIEDVASKAMKRESNRIYDHIIVVKNGHLNGIISVKTILNFLVKSQRERTNILERYATMLEREDTDKKKAIQGLKASKMEAIGRLAGGVAHDLNNILSGIINYPELMMMELPENNNLIKPLKIIQASGERAAAVVQDLLTFSRRGRVNKDMLNLNSIVWQCIYSPEFFRLKLEFPLIRIKNELEPQLMVIEGSCTHLNKLIVNLVNNSAEAIEGPGKIIIKTFNQCFDNRYHKLSHLNSLPGDDSVRQGEYVGLSVSDNGPGISKDDMDKIFEPFYTNKKIDRDGQGLGMAVVWGTVKELGGYIDVSSKPGNGTVVTIFFPAKKRTLELVPNVCLLENRKSQ
- the phoU gene encoding phosphate signaling complex protein PhoU, yielding MQEHIVKSFDKEIKSLRDKITLMAKSCEDQINGATQAFVHMDAELAQNIIKGDSHINRFQREIEDNAVRFLAKRHPLAVDLRQILSAMKIASELERIGDYTANIAKRIANLSEKPLSDASDLIMKMAQTCKIMLHDAIDAFLSLNIKQAVAVWQKDDEIDGYFSEMMTMLQEQMQYETTAINDCTQLIFMGRCFERIGDHITNIAENIYYVVTGQNYIDQLEE
- the pstB gene encoding phosphate ABC transporter ATP-binding protein PstB: MKSGLVPKDDRRTVGEATVENPRMRCENIDVYYNDGEKKAINNISLDIGCNEVIAMIGPSGCGKSTFLRSLNRMNDTIEGCRVDGKILLDGKNIYDKQVDVVPLRAQVGMVFQKPNPFPKSIYDNVAYGPRIHGLVQNKAQSDELVETSLKRAGLWEEVKDRLDQPGTGLSGGQQQRLCIARTIAVGPEVILMDEPCSALDPIATAIIEDLIDELRQEYSIAIVTHSMQQASRVSQRTAYFHLGDLIEIGPTEQIFLNPLHQLTQDYITGRFG